The Candidatus Woesearchaeota archaeon genome window below encodes:
- a CDS encoding glycosyltransferase family 9 protein, translating to MKPFRAKLEDNLRIFSWYVDHGLFKIISLFKNKKIPQEVNKIIIVEFKYIGDIVVLTPAIKALKEKFNSAKIDIIIPEGMKGLLENNPNINKIIELNPLNYNSDELSQRLLKEKYDLGILFHSGSYKLSKVLKDAGVKFRIGCTRQGVTEGKGFFLNNKTKPTFKWKHKVEDNLDVIKNLGINAIQKKTELFVDLILKNKINSSLAKGPNKVVLIHPIPQHKSHEWVPERFSELIKELVRLNYKVAISGSKKDNTKVNNILNRLDKITKKQVINFSGKLNLKGLIALASCADYVISVDTGTMHIAAALDKPVISLFGAGNPKIWHPYTEKQISIFKDKEVCTSCMKHKCFRKGKRNMECMKAITIQDILSAFERIKSLT from the coding sequence ATGAAACCGTTTAGAGCCAAATTAGAGGATAATTTAAGGATTTTCAGTTGGTATGTAGATCATGGTTTATTTAAAATTATCAGTTTATTTAAAAATAAAAAAATTCCTCAAGAGGTAAATAAAATAATAATTGTTGAATTTAAATATATTGGGGATATAGTTGTTTTAACGCCTGCTATTAAAGCCTTAAAAGAAAAATTTAATTCTGCTAAAATAGATATAATTATTCCAGAAGGAATGAAGGGCCTTCTAGAGAATAATCCAAACATAAATAAAATAATTGAATTAAATCCCCTTAATTATAATTCTGATGAACTTTCTCAAAGATTATTAAAAGAGAAATATGATTTAGGAATATTATTTCATTCTGGAAGCTATAAACTTAGTAAAGTTTTGAAAGATGCAGGTGTAAAATTTAGAATTGGATGCACAAGGCAAGGGGTTACAGAAGGCAAAGGCTTTTTCTTAAATAATAAAACTAAACCAACATTTAAATGGAAACACAAGGTAGAAGATAATTTAGATGTAATTAAAAACTTGGGAATTAATGCAATTCAGAAAAAAACTGAGTTGTTTGTTGATTTAATATTAAAAAATAAAATAAATTCAAGTTTAGCTAAAGGACCTAATAAAGTTGTTCTTATTCACCCCATTCCACAACATAAAAGTCATGAATGGGTTCCTGAAAGATTTTCAGAGCTGATTAAAGAATTAGTTAGATTAAATTATAAAGTTGCGATAAGTGGAAGTAAAAAAGATAATACTAAAGTAAATAATATTCTTAATAGATTAGATAAAATAACAAAAAAGCAAGTAATTAATTTTTCAGGTAAATTAAACTTGAAAGGTCTCATTGCTTTGGCTAGCTGTGCAGATTATGTGATAAGTGTAGATACAGGAACTATGCATATTGCTGCAGCATTAGATAAACCTGTAATCTCATTATTTGGAGCTGGAAACCCTAAAATTTGGCATCCTTATACTGAAAAACAAATTTCAATATTTAAAGATAAAGAAGTTTGTACTTCTTGTATGAAACATAAATGTTTTAGAAAAGGTAAAA